CGCCTCGACGGTTGCTCAGATCCAAACCGATCCGGCGGAAGTAATTCCCATAGACATCCGCCAACCCGTAATGCCCCGCCAACCGCTCATCGGCCATGGTGTAATCGGCATGGATGAAGTTCAAAACACTCTCGTCGCGTCGCAACATTCCAGCAAAGAACAAGATGGGTTCTTGCTGCATCGCCTCCTTGAGCAGCGGATCCACCCCACCCTCAAGTTTCACAAAATCCAGCAACTGCAGGTCGAGCCACTGCCGGACGAAATGCTTTGCGAATCGCTCGGCGCGCGCATCCGCCAGCATCCGCCTGACCTCGTCCTCCAAAACCTTCGGACGTCGCAACTGGCCGTTGTCAGCCAATTCCAGCAGTCGGTCGTCCGGCACGCTGCACCAAAGAAACATGGAAAGGCGAGTCGCGAGTTCCTGCGCGGTCAGTCGCGGCGGACGAGGCGACCGCTCGGGCTCGCCCGGCGCATCCCCGCGAACGATGTAGAGGAACTCCGGTGATGACAAAACCGTGGCTAAGACCTCGACCAAAGCCTCTTCCAGCGTGTCGCAGGATTTTCGCATCGCCTGGAAAAGCCGGACTTTTTGGTCAATCTCCTCGTCCCCGACCTGCCTCCGCCAGGCGCGCGGCATGAACGCCGTCAAAACTTCTCTGGCGTAGACGGGCTCGTCCTCGCGGTTCGGGCTCTTGAAGAAAATTCGCTCGTGTGCCTTCGGGGGCCACTGATCGTAGACCGGTGCCGCCACCTCCACGTAGCTGATCTGGATCTCCCCGGGGGACGCCGAACTGTTGACCAGCCGGATGTGCTCGGACGGGCTAGGCGTGGATCCCATGGGCGACGCCTTTCGCACCGAGTTCCGGGGATAGATATCCCCGAGCGACACATCCCATTGGTAGATCTGCGGCTGGTCCGGACTGGCGGTGATGGGATGGTCTTCCTCGCTCACGCGCAGCAACGCTCGCCCCTCGTTGCTCGCCTGCCAACCGAACTCCAACTGCAGGCTCGGATCGCGATCGTTATTCGCAGGAGTTCTTGCCGCGTGAACTCGCACACGGAGCAGGCCCTCGTCGGGAACCTGATCCCCCAATTCCACGACAAGTTTCTGCTCGTGACCGTGGGGAAGGATCGCCACGTGGTCGAATGTCTGGGGAACCGGCGGAGGGGCATGGGTAGGGGCAATGGCGTGCTTGGCGCCCCCATAATCCCAGGACTGGGGGGCGGTTCGTCCCGTCGTTCGATCTTTGAAATAGGTTTTCCCATGCGGCTTGGTGGATCCGTCATGCAGCTTGTCCAGCTCGCGCTTTTGCTTTTCCGGATCGTCCTTGAACGCCACCTTGGCTTTCTCGAGTTCCGCGGCCTGCTTCTTCCATTCCATCTGCCCAGCCTGTTCCATGGAGACACCCCAATATAACACACGAGGCCGGGGACCCCGGACGGTTGCCCGCGACAACGCTTGCCGGGCGAGCAGGCGGTAGGTCTCCAGTTGTGCGACGGACATATGCAACGTCTCCGAGCTGTTCTGAAATCCGTCTTCGGAATGGGCTTCAGGCGGAAGATCCCGGGCGAATTCCCAAGGAAGCCCAAGAAGATCCTGCAACGCATAGTTGTACTCGTAGCGTGTCATCCGGCGAAACGAAGAATGCCCGGCTGTGGCGCGTCGCGCGATCGAGGCCTTGCGAATCTCCCCGGAAAGCCAATCCATGGCCCGGCTTCGGTCCTCGCCGGATAACTTGGACTCGTCCGGCGGCGGCATTTCGCCGTTGCCCAACACGGCGAGAATCTCCAGCCACCAATCCACATCCGGCCCTTCCAAGAGATTGGGATTCAGCGTGTCGATCCGAAGGTGCGCTTTCGTTTTCTTGGGACCGTGACAGGCGACGCAGTGCCTTTGTAACACCGGCTCGATCTCTCGGCGAAACCGGTCGAGCTCGGGCAGCGGCGCATTCGTTTCGAGGGAATGCGCGACAAGCTGCTTGAGCAGCGATTGCCGGGCGCCCAATGCTTTGAGTTCATCCAGCGTGGGAGGATTCGTCGCGGCCCCCGCCGAGAACACCCCGGTGAGCAAAACCAGCAGCACCAGCGCGCATTGGATCCATTTGCAGTGCATCATTGCCAATGCTGCATCCCTAGCACACCCCGGCAGCCATGTCACGACAAGTTGAGTTCTGAGGCACAGGTATTTGCTTACCAAGAGAAATTTGCTTTTCACGGCAGGAGGATCCGGGGCCGCGCGGCGCTCCCCTCCGGGGTCGGCGGTTGCGCCCGAGCTCGTTGTCCCCCGTGCAGCGCTTCCAACTCTTTTCCGTCACGAAACGACTGGCTTCATTAACAACACCCGGTTCAGAGGAACTTTCTCTTTGCCCCAATTTCTCCGGACCGGTAGGGTCATCTCCCTTTGAAATGCATTTTCCGATCAGCAGCCGAACAAGGAAGACTGCAGAGAGTGGGGCGGAGTCCGCAAACGAACAAAGAGGGGGACCCTTTCACTCAAAGCAAAAGCCCTGATTCACGACGCATGAAGACTCTCCTCCTCCTCGGCTGCCTCGCTCTCGTTCTTCCGACTCCAGTTCGTCGCGCCCACGCCGACGAACCGAAGAACCACGACTTCGACGTCATCCGCGACGAGGCTGGCGTGCCGTCGTATCAGTTGCCGCCCGTCCTCGTGTCCGCCGAAGGAAAACCCATTACCACGCCGGAAGAATGGTTCAACGTGCGGCGCCCGCAGATCATGTCGTTGTTCGGCAATCTGATCTACGGCGTGGTGCCGCAGGCGGAGTCGCCCATTCGCACGACGTTTGAGGTCGTGAAAAAGGACGGAGCATCCATGGGCGGCAAGGCGACGCGGAAGGATGTGCGGATCACGTTCGAGAACGCGAAGGGTGCGGCGGAGATGCAGATTCTCCTATTCACCCCGAATGGGCTTGGCCATCCCGCCCCGGCGTTCTTGTTGCACAGTTTCGCCGGCACGAAAGATGACGGACACGATGCGCATCCCGACAAGCCTGGTTTCACCCGCAATGGCCTGCCGCTCGGCGAGCTCTTCGCGCGGGGGTTCGGGCTCGTCGTCGTGCCGCAGGGCGACTTCGTCCGGCACAACGAGGTCGAGTTTCTCAAGGGCGTTCACCCGCTGTTCTACCGCGCCGGGCAGAGCTTCCCGAAAGCCAACGAGTGGGGCGTCATCTCCACCGTCTCGTGGTCTGCGTCGCGGGCCATGGATTATCTGGAGACCGATCGCGACATCGATGCCAAGCGCGTTGCGGCGATGGGTCATTCGAAGATGGGCAAGGCCACGCTCTGGACGGTTGCCCAAGATCGGCGCTTCGCCCTGGCGATCTCGGCGCAGTCCGGATGCGCGGGCGCGGCTCTGTGGAAGCGGAACTTCGGCGAGAACATGGAAAAGATGGTGACGCGCTTCCCCTACTGGCTGTGCCGGAACGCGGCGAAGTTTGCACGCAACGAAGACGACCTGCCGGTGGACCAACACATGTTGCTAGCCTGCATCGCCCCGCGCCCAGTCTATGTCGCCAGCGGTGAAGACGATCTCTGGGCCGATCCGCGCGGCGAGTATCTGTCCGCGTATCATGCGAGCCCCATCTATCGTTTGCTCGGAAGGAAGGGGCTCGACTCGGAGGCTTCGCCGCCGGTTGGTGAAGCCATCGTTCAATCCGACGTTGGCTATCACAACCGCGCCGGCGGTCACTCGGTGGAAATGTATGACTGGCAAAGATTCCTTGAGTTCGCGGAGTATCATCTGAAGCGTAACCGTCCGGCAAAGCCGTAGTGTGCCATGGCACCGGCGGCAGTTTTTCGGTGAATGGAATGAAGCAGACGGCTGTTTGTGTCGGCGGAGCTCAGCCGGTGGAAGGTGGCGCAGGCGCGGGCGTGGGGTCCCACATGTTGTGCAGCATCCGGCGTTTAACGCCGACGCCAAGTGTTTCGTGGTCCTTCTCCTCAACACCCGAAGGCGAATCAAAGGGCATGTGCCCCGCGGGGCGAGAGGGAAAGTGATGGGATGCCGGTGCTAGGCGAACGGCCTGAAAATAGATTGCGCTCTTCTTTGGCACACCGGGAGGAGGGATGGAGTCCCAAACCTCGACATTGGAGTCTTAGCCCATATTTCATACTGAGCTTGAATCTGGGACAGTACGCCGCGTGAGGGCACGCGGCCTACAATCGCGACTGCCTCCGTGTTTGCAGGCCCGGTGTCCTCACCGGGCGTCCCGTGCATGAAATATGCGGGTTAGAG
This genomic interval from Verrucomicrobiota bacterium contains the following:
- a CDS encoding DUF1592 domain-containing protein, whose translation is MMHCKWIQCALVLLVLLTGVFSAGAATNPPTLDELKALGARQSLLKQLVAHSLETNAPLPELDRFRREIEPVLQRHCVACHGPKKTKAHLRIDTLNPNLLEGPDVDWWLEILAVLGNGEMPPPDESKLSGEDRSRAMDWLSGEIRKASIARRATAGHSSFRRMTRYEYNYALQDLLGLPWEFARDLPPEAHSEDGFQNSSETLHMSVAQLETYRLLARQALSRATVRGPRPRVLYWGVSMEQAGQMEWKKQAAELEKAKVAFKDDPEKQKRELDKLHDGSTKPHGKTYFKDRTTGRTAPQSWDYGGAKHAIAPTHAPPPVPQTFDHVAILPHGHEQKLVVELGDQVPDEGLLRVRVHAARTPANNDRDPSLQLEFGWQASNEGRALLRVSEEDHPITASPDQPQIYQWDVSLGDIYPRNSVRKASPMGSTPSPSEHIRLVNSSASPGEIQISYVEVAAPVYDQWPPKAHERIFFKSPNREDEPVYAREVLTAFMPRAWRRQVGDEEIDQKVRLFQAMRKSCDTLEEALVEVLATVLSSPEFLYIVRGDAPGEPERSPRPPRLTAQELATRLSMFLWCSVPDDRLLELADNGQLRRPKVLEDEVRRMLADARAERFAKHFVRQWLDLQLLDFVKLEGGVDPLLKEAMQQEPILFFAGMLRRDESVLNFIHADYTMADERLAGHYGLADVYGNYFRRIGLDLSNRRGGLLTQAGLLAMNSSGKDSNPLKRGIWLLKSLLDDPPPPPPPAVPEIDLADPEIAKMTLKERLADHRNHEA
- a CDS encoding acetylxylan esterase, translated to MSAEGKPITTPEEWFNVRRPQIMSLFGNLIYGVVPQAESPIRTTFEVVKKDGASMGGKATRKDVRITFENAKGAAEMQILLFTPNGLGHPAPAFLLHSFAGTKDDGHDAHPDKPGFTRNGLPLGELFARGFGLVVVPQGDFVRHNEVEFLKGVHPLFYRAGQSFPKANEWGVISTVSWSASRAMDYLETDRDIDAKRVAAMGHSKMGKATLWTVAQDRRFALAISAQSGCAGAALWKRNFGENMEKMVTRFPYWLCRNAAKFARNEDDLPVDQHMLLACIAPRPVYVASGEDDLWADPRGEYLSAYHASPIYRLLGRKGLDSEASPPVGEAIVQSDVGYHNRAGGHSVEMYDWQRFLEFAEYHLKRNRPAKP